Sequence from the Vigna radiata var. radiata cultivar VC1973A unplaced genomic scaffold, Vradiata_ver6 scaffold_799, whole genome shotgun sequence genome:
TTTATCGCAGTATAAGAATGAGCAGATAGCTAGCATGGTATTGAGTGAACACAATTTAGTGAAACTTGAGTTTCTCATAAATATACCTTCTATTTCCAAACCATGCAGCTTTTGGTTTCCAATTTCCatctttttatttatgcttTGCTTTTTATGGGCTCTGTTTTACAGTTGGGATGCGCGTCTACACCTTCGCAGCTTCAGTTGGAAGCAAACGCTGTAATCAATAGTGGATGGTGGAATCTGTCGCATAAAGATTCAAATCATATATGTTCATTGATTGATGATATAAGTTGCAATGATGCTGGAAGTGTAACTCGTATCACATATCTGTATACCAAGCGACGGATTCAATTAGCAACTCTAAACCTTTCCGCTTTCAAGAATTTAGAAACTCTTGAGGTCTGTTACTCTAGTCTAGAAGGGACTATCCCACCTGAAATTGGCAGTATTTCTAAACTAAGCCGTCTTCATTTGTctcacaattttcttcaagGTAAAATACCTTTCACAATAGAAAATCTTTTCAATCTTACTTATCTTGATTTATCTTACAATTATCTTCAAGGTAAAATACCTACCACGATAAGAAGTCTTTTCAAACTCACTCATCTTGATTTatccttcaattttctttcGGGTGAAATATGTCACATAGAAAATATTTCTAAACTCACTCATCTTTATTTGTCCAATAATTCTCTTCAAGGCAAAATACCTTTCACAGTAGAAAATCTTCCCAATCTCACTTATGTTGATTTGTCCCACAATTATTTTCATGGGGAGATCCCTATTAAAATAGGAAATTTTTCCAAACTCATATATCTTGATTTATCTTACAATTCTCTTCAAGGTAAAATACCTACCATGATAGGAAGTCT
This genomic interval carries:
- the LOC111241235 gene encoding probable leucine-rich repeat receptor-like protein kinase At5g63930, whose amino-acid sequence is MAFWNSTRLGSSTHSGLSQYKNEQIASMLGCASTPSQLQLEANAVINSGWWNLSHKDSNHICSLIDDISCNDAGSVTRITYLYTKRRIQLATLNLSAFKNLETLEVCYSSLEGTIPPEIGSISKLSRLHLSHNFLQGKIPFTIENLFNLTYLDLSYNYLQGKIPTTIRSLFKLTHLDLSFNFLSGEICHIENISKLTHLYLSNNSLQGKIPFTVENLPNLTYVDLSHNYFHGEIPIKIGNFSKLIYLDLSYNSLQGKIPTMIGSLSKLTHLKLSHNSIFGEIPPTIGNLSKLTHLELSHNSIF